One genomic segment of Gemmatimonadota bacterium includes these proteins:
- a CDS encoding DUF2911 domain-containing protein: protein MRLGRLVPALLLGASAPLAAQQASLVYTLGRDTIAIEQWTRTASALTGEMVQRSGAAVARVQYRMTLGRDGRPTGGAIVRLNADGTLPANAPKETRFNITADSIVREVVFADSTQRRAFAAKGAMITFPVFVYGPMELLAAVKRAGGNADSIPALGAAGGLGYTGLAAVSSEGGRTTLRQRGGPYAMVMAFDARDRLLTFDGSLTTNKAMAERGSGGFDLAAIARTMKPTGTLSGRADARAAFGPGGMVIVDYGRPQVRERTVWGGTLVPRDSIWRAGANDATHLFTTRTLTFGDVTLAPGMYTLWVQHTAAGTWLILNKQTGQWGTQYNAVNDLGRVALELKPTTEHVEELTITLTALGPARGQFALAWGDQVASVAFGVSAARP, encoded by the coding sequence GTGCGTCTCGGTCGTCTCGTCCCTGCCCTCCTGCTCGGCGCGAGCGCGCCGCTCGCCGCCCAGCAGGCCTCGCTCGTGTACACGCTCGGCCGCGACACCATCGCCATCGAGCAGTGGACGCGCACCGCCTCCGCGCTCACGGGGGAGATGGTGCAGCGCTCCGGCGCCGCCGTGGCCCGCGTGCAGTATCGCATGACACTCGGCCGCGACGGGCGCCCCACCGGCGGCGCGATCGTCCGGCTCAACGCCGACGGCACGCTCCCGGCCAACGCGCCGAAGGAGACGCGCTTCAACATCACCGCCGACTCGATCGTCCGCGAGGTCGTGTTCGCCGACAGCACGCAGCGCCGCGCCTTCGCCGCCAAGGGCGCGATGATCACCTTCCCCGTCTTCGTGTACGGGCCGATGGAACTGCTCGCCGCGGTGAAGCGCGCGGGCGGCAATGCCGACTCCATCCCCGCGCTCGGCGCGGCCGGCGGCCTGGGCTACACCGGCCTCGCGGCCGTCTCGAGCGAGGGCGGGCGCACCACCCTGCGCCAGCGCGGCGGTCCCTACGCGATGGTGATGGCCTTCGATGCGCGCGACCGGCTCCTCACGTTCGACGGCTCGCTCACGACGAACAAGGCGATGGCCGAGCGCGGCAGCGGCGGGTTCGATCTCGCCGCGATCGCGCGGACGATGAAGCCCACCGGGACGCTGTCCGGCCGTGCCGACGCGCGCGCCGCCTTCGGTCCGGGCGGGATGGTGATCGTGGACTACGGCCGGCCGCAGGTGCGCGAGCGCACCGTCTGGGGTGGCACGCTGGTGCCGCGCGACAGCATCTGGCGCGCCGGCGCGAACGATGCGACGCACCTCTTCACCACGCGCACGCTCACCTTCGGCGACGTCACCCTCGCGCCCGGGATGTACACGCTCTGGGTGCAGCACACCGCCGCGGGGACCTGGCTCATCCTCAACAAGCAGACCGGCCAGTGGGGCACGCAGTACAACGCGGTCAACGACCTCGGCCGCGTCGCGCTCGAGCTCAAGCCGACGACCGAGCATGTCGAGGAGCTGACCATCACGCTCACCGCGCTCGGGCCGGCGCGCGGGCAGTTCGCGCTCGCGTGGGGCGATCAGGTGGCGAGCGTGGCCTTCGGGGTGAGCGCGGCGCGTCCCTGA
- a CDS encoding carbohydrate-binding protein — MIRRLVRGHAARRPPPTAEDVYAGPIRGELLGAERLAERARSLATEQRTITERRKRRLIERPARLLTRLAQTRHILSDARDRLADVAQRGADIGPAGDWFLDNYHVVREHALQVHESLPEGYFRELPLLTHGTLAEYPRVYDIAIALISHTEARIDLDNVDLFVAAFQEREELSLGELWAIPAMLRLGLLESVRRMTLRTLQRLDEIESADAWTRRIVGEAEAGPGPLRDALAAFVEAGHPLTPTFVSRLLQQLRATATAVPSLLGIEQWFAEEGVGPTEAATRAAERLALTSLVMANSIRSLRSIGPRDWSRFVEHQSAVHRALSEDPTGHYPRMTFATRDSYRHAVERIARHAPLTESEVAARAVAQARLHPHDTRRAHVGYWLVDRGVDAFETHLGYAAPLGVRASRRLRRHPDLVYGTGVSVGAVIALLLLRLLAGPTEGTIWLAISAVGFLLGFDLAVHAMTQAVTAFLPPRLLPRLDFARSGVPADCRTAVVVPTLFATLNEVEDALTGLEVQYLANRGAHLHYALLSDHADAATETLPTDAALLATAVRGIAALNARYAPTTHDAFYLFHRARRWNPQQGVWMGWERKRGKLGEFNRFLRGGSPEAFSAVVGDVAVLREVRYVVTLDADSVLPPDQTLALVGTIAHPLNRAVFDPARSRIVEGYGILQPRVSVSLASAHRSRFAALHSGHPGVDPYTTAVSDVYQDLYGEGSYTGKGIYDVDAFETATHGRFPENVLLSHDLIEGNYARAGLVTDITVFDDYPARYLTFWRRRHRWIRGDWQLLRWIGPKVPGPQGLERNRLSFIARWKILDNLRRSTVELAQLLFLLAGWLWLPVDPLEWTLLGLLAIAAPWLITLVVAVGGPPRASSRRAYYQAVGRDAVISAQQFALAVIFLPQQAWLAADAIVRTLWRLLVSHRALLEWQPSAHVELDPHRALSREWQQMWPAALLPVMLLAYLAGRAFGPVGPAPAGSWALILPVALLTGLWAAAPLVAHEMSRPRRRRIAPLDVEDRATALEYARAHWAFFARFADASTAWLAPDNVQEDPYRVVAMRTSPTNIGLQLLATVTAHDLGLIPLEEMTQRLERAFATIARLPRCRGHLLNWYALPDLTVLDPGYVSTVDSGNLAGHLIALRQACRGLAEGAEFASPTLAARLRALEAAAERLVHEMDFTFLYDEDTKLFRIGFNTATHQLDDSSYDLLASEARLASFVAIAKHDVGPEHWFHLGRTLTRAHGHAALVSWSGSMFEYLMPLLVMRAFPGTLLALTYEGAVGRQQRHGEDRGVPWGVSESAYHLRDRHLTYQYRAFGVPDLALQRGLARDLVVAPYASALALMVDPAESMRNLGALERLGALGDFGFYDALDWTRPPAGDPFALVRCHMAHHVGMTLVAIGNALLKQRWQQRFHADPLVRAASLLLDERVPRRLDFQEPQPALPTASASSEVPEGPVVREYRTADTPRPHVALLGHAPVTVMVTHAGGGYTRSGGLAVTRWRPDGTRDDTGQFCYVRDLGSGRVWSSGHQPTGAIADRYLASLATDRVTIERTDGAIDTCTEIVVAPEDGAEVRRVTVTNNSAQAREVELTSYGEIVLASRAADRAHPAFGNLFVETEWHEWCHALTATRRPRSADEPTVWCAHVADVGPHRVGAVTYESDRARFLGRGRSTRDPVALAPGATLSGTTGAVLDPIFAIRVRLQLAAGESGAVAFSTIVAASREELFARADRYHGAHAARRALDLAWTATRIELREMGVTAADAAACQDLASYILFPDSVTRAPSLGLARNDGWQQALWAHGISGDFPLVLATIDSAEGLASLQPLLTAHRYWRLRGVHVDLLIVTNEQQSYLEALRERITAILTTAGGAAVLDASGGVHLRNRGALGVADFDTIGAVARLTIACDGRTLARIVADVVRMTDVPETREAAWPAADGLAMPLAPAPLDPPLRFDNGIGGLADGDRYHIRVAGDRRPPAPWANVIANPRGGFVVSESGGGFTWAASSYFHRLTPWSNDPVTDPVGEALYLRDEETGEFWSATPAPVRHGIAYTVTHGFGESEFRHEHGGLAAVLTLGMAGEEPVKLSRLRLTNHGSRARHLSLTSYVEWTLGTLREQTQHRVRTRFDAATGAVLADNPFDPQFASWVSFSAMSAPVTSHTGDRREFIGRNDALASPAAMRRAALGARTGLGVDPCAALRAEVTLAPGESRTIVVLLGAAPDEARARALLTTYRDVGAAERAHAGSVAAWDERLGAITVRTPDPAFDALVNRWALYQTLACRMWARSATYQSSGAFGFRDQLQDAMALVHAEPGLARAHLVRAAARQFPEGDVQHWWHPESGRGVRTRFSDDLAWLPYVVEHYVRVTGDRAVLDEEVPFLAMRRLEPHEHEIYDLPHVSEERASLHEHCRRALAKACTVGAHGLPLIGTGDWNDGMSRVGKDGHGESVWLGWFLVTVLRAYAPLADARGGEADRTDARTYRAQADRYVAAVEESGWDGAWYRRAFFDDGTPLGTATALECRIDSIAQSWSVISGAGRPDRQRLAMQSLEEHLVDPDARLIRLLTPPFDEMPHDPGYIKGYVPGVRENGAQYTHAAIWAVLAAAMLGDGTRAMSWFTLLNPFTHTDTPEGVATYRVEPYAIAADVYTAPGAVGRGGWTWYTGSASWMYRVGIEALIGVQRTGDRLRLEPCVPPEWPSLTVSYRVGTSRYEIEVAWPGLLRTQGAIVTADGRLIPDGWIPLVDDGAVHVVRIVPSGTTPGEVM; from the coding sequence ATGATCCGGCGTCTGGTCCGTGGCCACGCCGCGCGCCGCCCCCCGCCCACCGCCGAGGACGTCTACGCGGGCCCGATCCGCGGCGAGTTGCTCGGCGCCGAACGCCTCGCCGAACGCGCGCGTTCGCTCGCCACCGAACAGCGGACGATCACCGAACGACGCAAGCGTCGCCTGATCGAGCGCCCCGCGCGCCTCCTCACCCGCCTGGCCCAGACGCGGCACATCCTCTCGGATGCGCGCGACCGTCTCGCCGACGTCGCCCAGCGCGGCGCCGACATCGGCCCCGCCGGCGACTGGTTCCTCGACAACTACCATGTCGTGCGCGAGCACGCGCTGCAGGTGCACGAGAGCCTGCCCGAGGGCTACTTCCGCGAGCTCCCGCTGCTCACGCACGGCACGCTCGCCGAGTACCCGCGCGTGTACGACATCGCGATCGCGCTCATCTCGCACACGGAAGCGCGGATCGACCTCGACAACGTCGATCTCTTCGTCGCCGCCTTCCAGGAGCGCGAGGAACTGTCCCTCGGCGAGCTCTGGGCGATCCCGGCGATGCTCCGCCTCGGTCTCCTCGAGAGCGTGCGCCGCATGACGCTGCGCACGCTGCAGCGACTGGACGAGATCGAGTCGGCGGACGCCTGGACGCGCCGCATCGTCGGCGAGGCGGAGGCCGGGCCGGGGCCGCTGCGCGACGCGCTCGCCGCCTTCGTCGAGGCCGGGCATCCCCTCACGCCCACCTTCGTCTCCCGCCTGCTGCAGCAGCTGCGGGCGACCGCCACCGCGGTGCCGTCGCTCCTGGGGATCGAGCAGTGGTTCGCCGAGGAGGGCGTCGGTCCCACCGAGGCGGCGACGCGCGCCGCCGAGCGACTCGCGCTCACGTCGCTGGTGATGGCGAACAGCATCCGCAGCCTGCGGAGCATCGGCCCGCGCGACTGGAGCCGCTTCGTCGAGCACCAGAGCGCCGTGCATCGCGCGTTGAGCGAGGACCCCACGGGCCACTACCCGCGCATGACGTTCGCGACGCGCGACAGCTATCGCCACGCGGTCGAGCGGATCGCGCGCCACGCGCCCCTCACGGAGTCCGAGGTCGCCGCGCGCGCGGTCGCGCAGGCGCGCCTGCACCCGCACGACACGCGACGCGCGCACGTGGGCTACTGGCTGGTCGACCGCGGCGTGGACGCGTTCGAAACGCACCTCGGCTACGCGGCGCCGCTCGGGGTGCGCGCGAGTCGCCGGCTGCGACGCCATCCGGACCTCGTCTACGGCACCGGCGTGAGCGTGGGTGCGGTGATCGCGCTCCTGCTCCTGCGACTGCTCGCCGGGCCCACCGAGGGCACCATCTGGCTCGCGATCTCCGCCGTCGGCTTCCTGCTCGGCTTCGACCTCGCGGTGCACGCGATGACGCAGGCGGTCACCGCGTTCCTGCCGCCGCGCCTGCTCCCGCGGCTCGACTTCGCGCGGTCGGGGGTGCCCGCCGACTGCCGCACGGCGGTGGTCGTGCCGACGCTCTTCGCCACGCTCAACGAAGTGGAGGACGCGCTCACCGGGCTCGAGGTGCAGTATCTCGCCAATCGCGGGGCGCACCTGCACTACGCACTCCTCAGCGACCACGCCGATGCGGCGACCGAGACGCTGCCGACCGATGCCGCGCTGCTCGCCACCGCGGTGCGCGGCATCGCGGCCCTGAACGCGCGCTACGCGCCCACGACGCACGACGCCTTCTACCTCTTCCATCGGGCGCGCCGCTGGAATCCGCAGCAGGGCGTCTGGATGGGCTGGGAGCGCAAGCGCGGCAAGCTCGGCGAGTTCAACCGGTTCCTGCGCGGCGGCTCGCCGGAGGCCTTCTCCGCCGTGGTCGGCGACGTCGCGGTGCTGCGCGAGGTGCGCTACGTCGTCACGCTCGACGCCGACTCGGTGCTGCCGCCGGACCAGACGCTCGCGCTCGTGGGGACCATCGCGCACCCGCTCAACCGCGCCGTCTTCGATCCGGCGCGGAGCCGCATCGTCGAGGGGTACGGGATCCTCCAGCCGCGCGTCAGCGTCTCATTGGCCAGCGCGCATCGGTCGCGCTTCGCCGCGCTCCATTCCGGGCATCCGGGCGTGGACCCCTACACGACCGCGGTCTCGGATGTCTATCAGGACCTCTACGGCGAGGGGAGCTACACCGGCAAGGGCATCTACGATGTGGACGCGTTCGAGACGGCGACGCACGGCCGCTTCCCCGAGAACGTGCTCCTCTCGCATGACCTGATCGAGGGCAACTACGCGCGCGCCGGCCTCGTCACCGACATCACGGTCTTCGACGACTACCCCGCGCGCTACCTGACCTTCTGGCGCCGGCGACACCGCTGGATCCGCGGCGACTGGCAGCTGCTCCGCTGGATCGGCCCGAAGGTCCCGGGACCGCAGGGGCTCGAGCGCAACCGGCTCTCGTTCATCGCGCGCTGGAAGATCCTCGACAACCTCCGGCGCAGCACCGTCGAGCTCGCCCAGCTCCTCTTCCTCCTCGCGGGCTGGCTCTGGCTGCCGGTCGATCCGCTGGAGTGGACGCTGCTCGGCCTGCTCGCGATCGCCGCGCCCTGGCTCATCACGCTCGTCGTCGCGGTGGGCGGTCCGCCGCGGGCGAGCTCGCGCCGCGCGTACTATCAGGCGGTCGGGCGCGATGCGGTGATCAGCGCGCAGCAGTTCGCGCTCGCGGTGATCTTCCTCCCGCAACAGGCCTGGCTCGCCGCCGATGCGATCGTCCGGACGCTCTGGCGACTGCTCGTCTCGCATCGCGCCCTGCTCGAGTGGCAACCGTCGGCGCACGTCGAGCTCGACCCGCACCGGGCGCTCTCGCGCGAGTGGCAGCAGATGTGGCCGGCGGCGCTCCTGCCGGTGATGCTGCTCGCCTATCTCGCCGGGCGCGCCTTCGGGCCCGTGGGTCCCGCGCCGGCCGGGAGCTGGGCGCTGATCCTCCCCGTCGCGCTCCTCACGGGGCTCTGGGCGGCGGCCCCCCTCGTCGCGCACGAGATGAGCCGGCCGCGGCGGCGGCGCATCGCGCCGCTCGACGTCGAGGATCGCGCCACCGCGCTCGAGTATGCCCGAGCGCACTGGGCCTTCTTCGCGCGGTTCGCCGACGCCTCCACCGCCTGGCTCGCGCCGGACAACGTGCAGGAGGATCCGTACCGCGTGGTCGCGATGCGGACCTCGCCGACCAACATCGGCCTCCAGCTGCTCGCGACGGTCACCGCGCACGACCTCGGCCTGATCCCGCTCGAGGAGATGACGCAGCGGCTCGAGCGCGCCTTCGCGACGATCGCGCGCCTGCCCCGCTGCCGCGGGCATCTGCTCAACTGGTACGCGCTCCCCGACCTCACCGTCCTCGACCCCGGCTACGTCTCGACGGTCGACAGCGGCAACCTCGCGGGCCACCTCATCGCGTTGCGGCAGGCCTGTCGCGGTCTCGCCGAAGGTGCGGAGTTCGCCTCCCCCACGCTCGCCGCGCGACTCCGTGCGCTCGAAGCGGCCGCCGAGCGGCTCGTGCACGAGATGGACTTCACCTTCCTCTACGACGAGGACACGAAGCTCTTCCGCATCGGATTCAACACCGCGACGCACCAGCTGGACGATTCCTCCTACGACCTCCTCGCGTCCGAGGCGCGACTCGCGAGCTTCGTCGCCATCGCCAAGCATGACGTCGGGCCGGAGCACTGGTTCCATCTGGGGCGCACCCTCACCCGCGCGCATGGGCACGCCGCCCTCGTCTCGTGGAGCGGCTCGATGTTCGAGTACCTCATGCCCCTGCTCGTGATGCGCGCCTTCCCGGGGACGCTGCTCGCGCTCACCTACGAGGGGGCGGTGGGCCGGCAGCAGCGGCACGGCGAGGACCGCGGCGTCCCCTGGGGCGTGAGCGAGAGCGCCTACCACCTGCGCGACCGCCACCTCACCTATCAGTACCGGGCCTTCGGCGTGCCCGACCTCGCGCTGCAGCGCGGCCTCGCGCGGGACCTCGTCGTCGCCCCCTATGCCTCGGCGCTCGCGCTCATGGTCGATCCGGCGGAGTCGATGCGCAACCTCGGCGCCCTCGAGCGCCTCGGCGCGCTCGGCGACTTCGGCTTCTACGACGCGCTCGACTGGACCCGCCCTCCGGCGGGCGATCCGTTCGCGCTCGTGCGATGTCACATGGCGCATCACGTCGGGATGACCCTCGTCGCGATCGGCAACGCGTTGCTCAAGCAGCGCTGGCAGCAGCGCTTCCACGCCGACCCGCTCGTGCGCGCGGCCTCGCTCCTCCTCGACGAACGCGTCCCGCGCCGCCTCGACTTCCAGGAGCCGCAGCCGGCGCTCCCCACGGCGAGCGCCTCGAGCGAGGTGCCCGAGGGGCCGGTCGTGCGCGAGTACCGGACGGCCGACACGCCGCGGCCGCATGTCGCGCTGCTGGGCCACGCGCCCGTGACGGTGATGGTGACGCACGCCGGTGGGGGCTACACGCGCAGCGGCGGACTCGCCGTCACGCGCTGGCGCCCCGACGGCACGCGCGACGACACCGGGCAGTTCTGCTACGTGCGCGACCTCGGCAGCGGCCGCGTCTGGTCCTCGGGGCACCAGCCGACCGGCGCGATCGCCGACCGCTACCTCGCCTCGCTCGCGACCGACCGCGTCACCATCGAACGCACCGACGGCGCGATCGATACCTGCACCGAGATCGTCGTGGCACCGGAGGACGGCGCCGAGGTGCGCCGGGTGACGGTGACGAACAACAGCGCGCAGGCGCGCGAGGTCGAACTCACGAGCTACGGTGAGATCGTCCTCGCGTCGCGCGCGGCCGATCGTGCGCATCCGGCGTTCGGGAACCTCTTCGTCGAGACCGAGTGGCACGAGTGGTGCCATGCGCTCACCGCCACGCGGCGTCCCCGCTCCGCCGACGAACCGACCGTCTGGTGCGCGCACGTCGCCGATGTGGGGCCGCACCGCGTGGGCGCGGTCACCTACGAGAGCGACCGCGCGCGCTTCCTCGGTCGCGGGCGGTCCACGCGCGACCCGGTGGCGCTCGCGCCCGGCGCCACGCTCTCCGGCACCACCGGGGCGGTGCTCGACCCGATCTTCGCGATCCGCGTCCGCCTCCAGCTCGCCGCCGGCGAATCGGGCGCGGTCGCCTTCTCCACCATCGTCGCCGCCTCGCGCGAGGAACTCTTCGCCCGCGCCGACCGCTACCACGGGGCGCACGCGGCGCGCCGCGCCCTCGACCTCGCCTGGACGGCGACGCGCATCGAGCTGCGCGAGATGGGCGTCACCGCCGCCGACGCCGCGGCCTGCCAGGACCTCGCGAGCTACATCCTCTTCCCCGACAGCGTCACGCGGGCGCCGAGCCTCGGCCTCGCGCGCAACGACGGCTGGCAGCAGGCGCTCTGGGCGCACGGCATCTCGGGCGACTTCCCGCTCGTGCTCGCGACGATCGACTCCGCCGAGGGACTCGCGTCGTTGCAGCCCCTGCTCACGGCGCACCGGTACTGGCGCCTGCGCGGCGTGCACGTCGACCTCCTCATCGTCACCAACGAGCAGCAGAGCTACCTCGAGGCGCTGCGCGAGCGGATCACGGCCATCCTCACCACGGCCGGCGGCGCGGCGGTGCTCGATGCGAGCGGCGGGGTGCACCTGCGGAATCGCGGCGCGCTCGGCGTCGCCGACTTCGACACGATCGGCGCGGTCGCGCGACTCACCATCGCGTGCGACGGCCGGACGCTCGCGCGCATCGTCGCGGACGTCGTCCGGATGACCGACGTGCCGGAGACGCGCGAGGCGGCATGGCCCGCCGCCGACGGGCTGGCGATGCCGCTCGCCCCGGCACCGCTCGATCCGCCCCTGCGGTTCGACAACGGGATCGGCGGGCTCGCCGACGGCGACCGCTATCACATCCGCGTCGCCGGTGACCGGCGTCCACCGGCGCCGTGGGCCAACGTGATCGCCAATCCGCGCGGCGGGTTCGTCGTCTCCGAGAGCGGCGGCGGCTTCACGTGGGCGGCGAGCAGCTACTTCCATCGACTGACGCCCTGGTCGAACGACCCCGTCACCGATCCGGTCGGCGAGGCGCTCTACCTGCGCGACGAGGAGACCGGCGAGTTCTGGAGCGCGACCCCGGCGCCCGTGCGTCACGGCATCGCGTACACCGTCACGCACGGCTTCGGCGAGAGCGAGTTCCGGCACGAGCATGGCGGGCTCGCCGCGGTGCTCACGCTCGGCATGGCCGGCGAGGAGCCGGTGAAGCTCTCGCGGCTCCGCCTCACCAACCACGGATCCCGCGCGCGGCACCTCTCGCTCACCTCGTACGTCGAGTGGACCCTCGGCACGCTGCGCGAGCAGACGCAGCATCGGGTGCGCACGCGCTTCGACGCCGCGACGGGCGCGGTGCTCGCCGACAACCCGTTCGACCCGCAGTTCGCGTCCTGGGTCTCCTTCTCCGCCATGAGCGCGCCCGTCACCTCGCACACCGGCGACCGGCGCGAGTTCATCGGCCGGAACGACGCCCTCGCATCGCCGGCCGCGATGCGCCGAGCGGCGCTCGGCGCCCGCACGGGCCTCGGCGTCGATCCGTGCGCCGCCCTCCGCGCCGAGGTGACGCTCGCCCCGGGCGAGTCGCGCACGATCGTCGTGCTCCTCGGGGCGGCACCCGACGAAGCGCGGGCGCGCGCCCTCCTCACGACCTATCGCGACGTCGGCGCCGCGGAGCGCGCGCACGCCGGGAGCGTCGCGGCCTGGGACGAGCGCCTCGGCGCGATCACGGTGCGCACGCCCGACCCCGCCTTCGACGCGCTCGTGAACCGCTGGGCGCTGTATCAGACGCTCGCGTGCCGCATGTGGGCGCGCTCGGCGACCTACCAGAGCAGCGGCGCATTCGGCTTCCGCGACCAGCTGCAGGATGCGATGGCGCTCGTGCACGCCGAACCGGGCCTCGCGCGTGCCCACCTGGTGCGGGCCGCCGCGCGGCAGTTCCCCGAGGGAGACGTCCAGCATTGGTGGCACCCCGAGAGCGGTCGCGGTGTGCGCACCCGCTTCTCCGACGACCTCGCCTGGCTGCCGTACGTGGTCGAGCACTACGTGCGCGTCACCGGCGACCGCGCGGTGCTCGACGAGGAGGTCCCCTTCCTCGCGATGCGGCGGCTCGAGCCGCACGAGCACGAGATCTACGACCTGCCGCACGTGAGCGAGGAGCGCGCGTCGCTCCACGAGCACTGCCGCCGCGCCCTCGCGAAGGCGTGCACCGTGGGCGCGCACGGCCTGCCGCTCATCGGGACCGGCGACTGGAACGACGGCATGAGTCGCGTCGGCAAGGACGGTCATGGCGAGAGCGTGTGGCTCGGCTGGTTCCTCGTCACCGTGCTGCGCGCGTACGCGCCGCTCGCCGACGCGCGCGGCGGTGAGGCGGATCGGACGGATGCCCGCACCTACCGCGCGCAGGCCGATCGCTACGTGGCGGCGGTGGAGGAGTCGGGCTGGGACGGCGCCTGGTATCGCCGCGCCTTCTTCGACGACGGCACGCCGCTGGGCACCGCGACCGCGCTCGAATGCCGCATCGACTCCATCGCGCAGAGCTGGAGCGTGATCAGCGGCGCCGGCCGGCCCGATCGCCAACGCCTCGCGATGCAGTCGCTCGAGGAGCACCTCGTCGATCCGGACGCGCGGCTCATCCGCCTGCTCACGCCCCCCTTCGACGAGATGCCGCACGACCCCGGCTACATCAAGGGCTACGTGCCCGGCGTGCGCGAGAACGGGGCCCAGTACACGCATGCCGCCATCTGGGCCGTCCTCGCCGCGGCGATGCTCGGCGACGGCACGCGGGCGATGTCGTGGTTCACGCTGCTCAATCCCTTCACGCACACCGACACCCCGGAGGGCGTCGCGACCTATCGCGTGGAGCCGTACGCGATCGCGGCCGACGTCTACACCGCCCCCGGAGCGGTGGGACGCGGCGGCTGGACCTGGTACACCGGATCCGCGAGCTGGATGTACCGCGTCGGCATCGAGGCGCTCATCGGCGTGCAGCGCACCGGCGACCGGTTGCGCCTGGAGCCCTGCGTGCCGCCGGAGTGGCCGTCGCTCACGGTGTCGTACCGCGTCGGGACCTCGCGCTACGAGATCGAGGTCGCCTGGCCGGGCCTGCTCCGCACGCAGGGCGCGATCGTGACGGCTGACGGTCGCCTGATTCCCGACGGGTGGATCCCCCTCGTCGATGACGGCGCCGTGCACGTGGTCCGCATCGTGCCGAGCGGGACGACGCCCGGCGAGGTAATGTAG
- a CDS encoding polyhydroxybutyrate depolymerase, whose product MISHSRPCSAVRRAAALAMPLVLMLAITTAFPVPAHAQQRTLRHEGRARTYVVRAPSGITRTSAPLPVVVVLHGGGGNAANAEAMTGFTRLVERERILVVYPNGSGTFKSKLLTWNAGHCCGKAMEERRDDVGFLDAVLDAVIASYPVDPRRIYVTGMSNGAMMAHRVGRELSHRVAAIAPVVGAVFGDERPAASPVAAIIFNGLQDESVPAQGGLGTGIGRRAWDGTPARPNLDQGNYWAGVNGCTSSPHATDDGRTVHWTWTCPAGRAVELLQLKDNGHAWPGGRAGSRRGDTPSTSLDATERMWRFFKAHPRP is encoded by the coding sequence ATGATCTCGCACTCCCGTCCCTGCTCCGCCGTGCGCCGCGCCGCCGCCCTCGCGATGCCGCTCGTGCTCATGCTCGCCATCACGACCGCGTTCCCGGTGCCCGCCCACGCGCAGCAACGCACGCTCCGGCACGAGGGCCGCGCCCGCACCTATGTCGTCCGCGCGCCGAGCGGCATCACGCGCACGAGCGCGCCGCTCCCGGTCGTCGTCGTGCTCCACGGCGGAGGTGGCAACGCCGCCAACGCCGAGGCGATGACGGGCTTCACGCGACTCGTCGAGCGCGAACGGATCCTCGTCGTCTATCCCAACGGCAGCGGCACCTTCAAGTCCAAGCTCCTCACCTGGAACGCGGGGCACTGCTGCGGCAAGGCGATGGAGGAGCGCCGCGATGATGTGGGGTTCCTCGACGCGGTGCTCGACGCGGTGATCGCCAGCTATCCGGTCGACCCGCGGCGCATCTACGTGACCGGCATGTCGAACGGCGCGATGATGGCGCACCGCGTCGGGCGCGAGCTCTCGCACCGCGTCGCGGCGATCGCGCCGGTGGTCGGCGCCGTCTTCGGTGACGAGAGGCCCGCCGCCTCGCCGGTGGCCGCGATCATCTTCAATGGCCTGCAGGACGAGAGCGTGCCGGCGCAGGGCGGGCTCGGCACCGGCATCGGACGGCGGGCGTGGGACGGGACACCCGCCCGGCCGAACCTCGACCAGGGCAACTACTGGGCCGGCGTGAACGGGTGCACCAGTTCGCCGCACGCCACCGATGACGGGCGGACCGTGCACTGGACCTGGACCTGCCCCGCCGGACGCGCGGTCGAGCTCCTGCAGCTCAAGGACAACGGGCACGCCTGGCCGGGCGGACGCGCGGGATCGCGACGCGGCGACACGCCGAGCACCTCGCTCGACGCGACCGAGCGGATGTGGCGCTTCTTCAAGGCGCATCCGCGTCCCTGA